DNA from Flavobacteriales bacterium:
GAGGTGGGTGCCCTTGTAGGTGGCGCCGAGCGCCTGGGCGGTGTCCTCGATGAGCATGATGTTCTTCTCCCTGCACACGGCGAGGATGCCGTCGATGTCGGCCGCGGCCCCGCACATGTGCACCAGCAGCACGGCCTTGGTCTTCGACGTGCACGCGTTGCGGATGCCCTCGGCGCTGAGGCAGAGGGTCTCGTCGATCTCGGCGAACACGGGGATGGCGCCGGCGAGCAGCACCGCCTCGATGGTGGCCACGAAGGTGAAGGGCGGCACAATCACATGATCGCCATAGCCCACGCCGCAGGCCGCGAGCATGCTGCTCACCGCCGTGCTGCCGCTGCTCACCGCCAGGGCGTGCTTCGCCCCGGTGAACTTCGCGATCTCGGCCTCGAACTCCTTCGCCTTCCAGATGCCCTTGCGCTGGGCGTCGTGGTTGTAGCGGAACAGGACGCCGGTGTTCAGGACGTCCATCACCTCCTTGCGTTCCTCTTCGCCGAAAAGCTCCGTGCCGGGCATATGCGGTTGTGTTAAAGGACGACAAAAGTACAGCCCGGACCGCGCCAGGGTGACGATCGTCAGAAGCCCGCCTATGCTGGTCGATACCTTGGATGCACATTCACGAACAGATTGCTAACGACCGAATAAACCCATATTGATGAGCACAATGAAGAACAAGGTGGCCCTGGTGACCGGGGCCGGATCGGGCATCGGCGAAGCCTGTGTGATGGCCTTTGCGCGGGAAGGCGCCAAGGTGGTGCTGAGCGATATCGTGGGCGAGGACGCCGACCGTGTACTCAAAGCCGTGCAAGAACTAGGCGGCGAAGGCACCGTGGTGCGCAGCGACGTGAGCCGTGCCATGGACAACGAGCACCAGGTGGCGATTGCCCTGCAAGCCTATGGCCGCTTGGACATCGCGGTGAACAACGCGGGCATCGGCGGTCCAGCCGCACCCACCGGGGAATATCCGCTTGACGGCTGGGAACAGGTGATCGGGGTGAACCTGAACGGCGTGTTCTACGGCATGCGGTACCAGATCCCGGCCATGCTGAAGACCGGTGGCGGCAGCATCATCAACATGAGCTCCATCCTGGGCCAGGTGGGCTTTGCCTACAGCAGTGCCTACGTGGCCGCCAAGCATGCCGTGGTGGGCCTCACCAAGAACGCCGCCATGGAGTACGCCGCCCAAGGCATCCGGGTGAACAGCGTGGGACCGGGCTTCATCCGGACACCGTTGCTGGACAAGCACCTGACCGAGGAACAGCTCGCCAGCATCGCAGCGCTGCACCCCATCGGCCGCTTGGGTCGTGCCGAGGAGGTGGCCGAACTGGTGCTCTGGCTCGCGAGCGACAAGGCCAGCTTCGTCACCGGCAGCTACTACGCGGTGGACGGTGGATATCTGACGCGCTGAGCCCAGGTGTCAAGAAGGGAGGCTGGAGAACGATCAGCGGATACTACGCGGGATAAGGCCCCGTTACTTTTCCCGATGCGGCAGATGCCCTCTTCCCTTCTTGTCTGTGGTTTGGTGCTCATCGCGCAGCATGCCATCGCCCAAGGCTGCAGCGATGCCGGCGTTTGCACGGCCGGACCGATCGTCGAGATCCCCGTGCTGACCGACTCCACCAGCACCGAGAAAGAGCCCCGTCACTATGCCCGGATGACGTTCAGCTATGCCATCGGCGAGCGATCGACCACGGTGCTGCAGGTGATCCCGGAGGTCGGATTCGGCATCACCAATCGCTGGGGGGTGCAGTTGCGCGTGCCGTACATGAGCATCGAGGGCGACCTCGGCAGCAACAGCGGCGTGGGCGACCCCGTGCTCACCACGTCCTACGCATTCATCAAGGAGGACCAGAGGCGGCTGGACGCGATGGTGGGCGTGAAGCTGAACTCCGGCAACGCGGACGACCCCTTGGAGGGCACGTCCACTGCAATGACCACGCGAAGCCTGCCCATGCCCTACCAGACCAGTTTGGGCACCACCGACCTGCTCGTTGGCGTGAACTACCGCCACAAGCGGTGGACCGGCGCCCTGGCCTGGCAGCATGTGCTGGTGCACCAGAACAAGAACGACTACCTCCATCTCAACTGGCTGGATAACGCCGTTGGCCGCGCCTACTTCGAAAGCGCCGGCCTGGAGCGCGCGGACGACGCGGTGGCCCGGCTGCTCTATGCGATCCCCATCGGCAAGCTCACCATCCAGCCGGGCATCCTGGCCATCATGCACCTGGGCCAGGATACGCGGGAGCGGCCGCTCACCTTCGACAGAAGCGAACGGATCGCGATCGAGGGATCCGAAGGCCTCACGCTCAACCTCACCGCCGACCTCCGCTACAAGCTGAGCTCCTCCTGGTGGCTGGAGGCATCGGCAGGTGCGCCTTCGGTGGTGCGGGAAGTGCGGCCGGACGGGCTGACCCGGGCCTTGGTGGCCAACGTGGGCCTGCGCTTCGCGTTCTGAGCCCGCTTACCTTGGTGGAGTGAGGCTCCCCGCTCTTCTTGCAGCACTGCTGCTGATCATGGGCACGCATGCCCAGGTCGACCTGCCCGTCTTCGGCAAGCAGCAGGTGATCAACGGCTACGCGAAGGACATCGAAGGCGAGGTCCTCTCCTACTTCAGCGTGTACCCCGAGCATGCGACCACGGCCTTGCTGACTCGCTGCACGGATGGGACGAAGGCGATCGCATGGGAAACCGCCGCTGTGCCCTTCTATCCACAGGACGAGAACATCCCCTACTACTACTTCAGCTGGATCGCCGCGCACAACAGCACCACCAGTGGCGGTAATCGGAACTTCGATCTTTTCATTGGAGATGAAAAGGTGCTCACGTTCACTACGCACCATTCAACCCAGCCGCAAAGCTGGCAGGTGGACACGGTGGACGGAGTGGCGCTGGTGTTCGAATTCTCGAAGGCTGACCGACACGGCGATGCACACGGCTTTGCGCATTTACGCGTTCCCCGGAAGTACATAACGCCCGGCAAGCCGCTGCGGCTGAAGGTGGTGGGCCATGCCCAGAACAGCCCGGACTGGTTCATGACCTTCCGGTACACCTTCGAGGAGAAGGTGGAGGTGGACGTATTGCCGTTCGTGTATCGCGACTCAAAGCTTCCAATGCAGCCTGCGCAATTCACCGTGATGCACTTCGGCGAACCTACTGAACTCGAAGTGCGCCTTACTGGGGTAGCGCCCACCAAGCATCAGATCAAGAATGGACTGAACGTGTTCGAGACCCCAGTGCATGTCTCACCGTTGACTCCCGCAATCATGTTTCCAGAGGACCGAGCGGCACATCGTGCTCCAATTAGGGCGCAGGCTTCTTTGTCCAATCGTCCGGTACTGGACACAACGATTCTTGTCCGTCTCGCACCCCACCGCGACATCCACCTTGTCCACCACAGCCACACCGACATCGGCTACAGCCACCTGCAGGCCGAAGTGGAGGTGATCCAGAACAACAACATCTGGAAGGCGCTGGAGCTGATCGACCGCACCAAGGACTATCCCGAAGACAGCCGCTTCGTGTGGAACGTGGAGAGCCTCTGGGCCGTGGAGAATTTCCTGGGCAAGTGCAGTGAGGCGGACAAGCAACGCTTCATCGCGGCGGTGAAGAGCGGCAGCATCGCCCTCAGCGCGAACTACGCGAACATCCTCACCGGCCTCTGCACGCCCGAGGAGATGCACTGGATCGTGGAGTACGCCGATTCGCTGCGGAAGTGGTATGACCTGCCGATCACCATGGCGATGCAGACGGACATCCCCGGCATGAGCTGGAGCATGGTGGACGCCTACGCCGCGCATGGCATCCGCCACCTGAGCCAGGGGCCGAACTACATCCCCGACATGCCCGACGGCGGCGACCGCATCGGCAGCACCCTGCGCGAGCAGGGCGACAAGCCCTACTGGTGGAAGGGCACCACCGGCAAGGACAGCATCCTGGTGTGGACAGCCGGCCAAGGCTACGGCGGCTGGCACGGGTACACCGCCGGGGCGATCAAGGAGCGCGGCACGCGGAAGATCGCCGCCTACATGAACGACCTGGCCGAGAAGGGCTATCCCTACGACATGGTGCAGTGGCGCTACAACATCGTGAGCGACAACGGCCCGGTGGACAGCACCCTCAGCGACTTCGTGCGCGAATGGAACGAGAAGTATGCCTCACCGCGGCTGATCATCTCGAACGTGGGCGATATGATGGCGCAGTGCGACCGGGAGTACGGCAAGCAGATCCCCACCTGGAGCGGTGACTTCACGCCCTATTGGGAGGATGGCGCGTACAGCACGGCGAAGGAGGAAGGCGAAGTGCGTGTGCTCAGCGCACGACTTTCCAACCTGATCGATGCGGCCAAGATCCTGAACAAGCCCATCGACCCGCACCTGCTCTACCGCGCCAAGCGCAGCATCGTGATGTGGCACGAGCACACCTGGGGCGCTTGGTGCAGCATCAGCGATCCGGATGCGCACTTCACCACCGACCAATGGCGGGTGAAGAAGGCGTTCGCGGATAGTGCGGGGTGGTATGTGGATGCGATTGAAAGAACGCTCTCCTCCGGGCAAGCTCCGATTAAGGAGGAGAAGCAGGCATCAGTTCTTAGGATTCCTGAGGATGATGCGTTCAGGTGTTGGAAAGTCAATGGACTCGATCCCAAGAGTTTCATCACGACGTCCCCCATGGAGTTGAAATTCGAGAAAGAAGAAGATGGAGTGGTTCACCGTCGATATCAGATTGAATACACGCCGACGCGGACCAAAGAATCACTTCATATCTCCATTCCGATCCAGATCCCCAACGCCACCGTCCGCATCGGCATCGGCGATACCTGCGTAACGCCCGAGAGCGGCCGCATCCCCGGCAGCAACAACGACTTCTTCTGCGTCCAGCGTTGGATCGACGTGAGCAACGACAGCATGGGCGTCACCATCGTATGCCCACAAGGCGCGATATGGGAGGTCGGCGAAATGGTGGACGAGCGCAAGGTGAACCCCGGCAAGGGCACCAACCCGGAGTACTACAAGGCCTGGAAGACCGAGGCGAAGAGCAGCAGCACCATCTACCTCTACGTCCTCAACAACTACTGGCACACCAACTTCAAGGCCGACCAGGAAGGACCGATCACCTTCGACCTCTACCTGAAGATGCACGGGCCGTTCAAGCTGGAGGAGGCCAGGCGCTTCGGGCTGGAGATGACGAGGCCGTTGATCACGTGGTGGAAGTAGGAGAAACGCAGAGGCGCAGAGGGCGCGGAGGAACGCGGAGAGTAACGGCTGAGGCGTGCAGCGCATCGGGAGATGAGGTCCGAGCGGGAACATTCGCATCCAGGCGGATCGGGAGTGATTGATGTTCCAACTCAGCGCCTCTCTGCGCCCTCTGCGCCTCTGCGTTGAACTGCGACCTTTGGCCCCATGAAGAAGCGCCCACCCAGCGGCCTTGGTGGCTTGGTCTACAGCACCAACAAGAACCTGAGCACGGCACGTGAGCCCGCCACCCTGCCCCCGCCCCAGCAGGACCTCCGCATCCACCTTGACCGGCTGAAGGGCAACAAGGAGGTGACGCGCATCGTGGGCTTCGTGGGCAAGCCCGGCGACCTGGACGACCTGGGCCGCGCGCTGAAGAGCAAGTGCGGCGTGGGCGGCAACACCAAGGACGGCGTGATCCTGCTCCAGGGCGATCACCGCGACAAGGTGCTGGCCTACCTGACGGAGAAGGGCTACAAGGCGAAGAAGGCGGGCGGCTGATCATGCACTTGTACCGTCGACCCCAAGGGTCGACACTTGACCATGGCCAAGAATCCCGCTGCCAAGACCTACCGCTTCACCGCTCCGCTGGAGAAGATGAACGCGCAGATGGCCTTCACGTACGTGGAAGTGCCCATCGATGTGGTGCAGGAGTTCGGCACCAAGGGACGCGTGCGGGTGCTGGGCACGGTGAACGGCGTGGCGGTGGACCGCGCGCTGATGCCGCAGAAGAGCGGGGTGCACATCATCATCCTGGGCGGCGACATCCGCAGGGCGGCCAAGCTCAAGCGCGTGGGCGACCCGGTCCACGTGGAGTTCTGGAAGCACCCCAACCCGGATGAACTGGACCTGCCGGAAGCGCTGGCCGAGACGCTGGACTTCATGCCGGAGATGAAGGCCGCCTGGGAGAGGCTCACCCCTGGCATGAAGCGCAGCATGTGCTACTGGGTAGGCAGCGCCAAGACCGCGCCCACACAGGCCAAGCGTGTGGCCGAATTGCTGCGTCGCTTCGAGGCTGGCGACTTCCAGGTTGGCAAGGGCCCATCCAAGGAGTCGGCTAAACGCAAGGGATAAGCGCCGTCGATCGTCAGCCCGTACTGGCCCTATCGTCGATGCTGGCGGCGCAGTGCCAATCGCTCCTGCGCACGCCTGCATGCACAACGCCCGCCAGCCGTCCGGATGCCGCGAAGGCGTTGCTCGGCGTGGTGCCACCCGTCGCTCTCATCGCCACCTGGTGGTTCCGCACCTGCCCCCCATCTGGGGCCACCCCTGTCAATAATGTCGCAATCAAGCTGTACCGGAGGGCTTGCCAGATGCGCAGGTCATGCGCGCTGGCGCGCTCCACACGTAGGCCGGCACGCTCCACGGGCTCCGGCTTGCGCAAGCACCGACCACGAACCGCAGGGTCATTGGCCAACTCATGATGCATATGCCCCCCTGGCACCGGGTCGAATCCGCGACATGCAGG
Protein-coding regions in this window:
- a CDS encoding SDR family oxidoreductase, which codes for MSTMKNKVALVTGAGSGIGEACVMAFAREGAKVVLSDIVGEDADRVLKAVQELGGEGTVVRSDVSRAMDNEHQVAIALQAYGRLDIAVNNAGIGGPAAPTGEYPLDGWEQVIGVNLNGVFYGMRYQIPAMLKTGGGSIINMSSILGQVGFAYSSAYVAAKHAVVGLTKNAAMEYAAQGIRVNSVGPGFIRTPLLDKHLTEEQLASIAALHPIGRLGRAEEVAELVLWLASDKASFVTGSYYAVDGGYLTR
- a CDS encoding translation initiation factor codes for the protein MKKRPPSGLGGLVYSTNKNLSTAREPATLPPPQQDLRIHLDRLKGNKEVTRIVGFVGKPGDLDDLGRALKSKCGVGGNTKDGVILLQGDHRDKVLAYLTEKGYKAKKAGG
- a CDS encoding YdeI/OmpD-associated family protein, coding for MAKNPAAKTYRFTAPLEKMNAQMAFTYVEVPIDVVQEFGTKGRVRVLGTVNGVAVDRALMPQKSGVHIIILGGDIRRAAKLKRVGDPVHVEFWKHPNPDELDLPEALAETLDFMPEMKAAWERLTPGMKRSMCYWVGSAKTAPTQAKRVAELLRRFEAGDFQVGKGPSKESAKRKG